The following DNA comes from Halarsenatibacter silvermanii.
AGCTCAATGCAGCCAGTTTATCGGCCACCCTGAGGGCTGTTTTCCCTCCCACGCCGGCGTCGATTTCGTCAAATATGATCGTCTCCACACTCTCAGTTTCGGCTGTGATAGTTTTGAAGGCCAGCATTATCCGGGACAATTCTCCGCCGGAAGCAACTCTGTCCAGCCTTTTCAACTCGGTACCCGGATTGACGGCTATTTTGAACTGTACATCATCGAGACCGGCGCTATTCAACTCCTCCCGTGAATGAAGTTCGATGCTGAACCTGGCTTCGGAGAGAGCCAGATCCTCCAGCTGGTTCTCGATCTCTTTTTCCAGGTTTTCAGCCGCCTTTTCCCTCAAAAGGGAAAGCTTCTGAGCTTTATCCATCAGCTTTTTTCTGAGATTTTCCATCCTCGAATCAACCTCTTTTAACCTCTCTTCCAGCTGTTCCAGCTCCTGCCTTTCCTCCTCGAGCTCCTGCCGGTAGGCGATAATTTCCTCTATGCTCTCCCCGTATTTTCTTTTGAGGGTGTTGATGGTATCAAGCCTCTCTTCCAGCTCGCGCACCCGGCCAGGATCAAATACCTGATCTTCATGATAATCCCTGAGTCTATAGCCCAGATCCTGCAGAGAATAATATATTTCCTCGGCCAGCTCTGAAAGTTCAGCCAGCTCGCTGTCATATTCGGCGATGCTGTTTAGTTTTGCCTTAAGATCACCCATGCTGTCAAGCAGGGCTCCTTCCTCATATTCGCTGCCGTTGACCAGCTCACCGGCTTCCCCCGTGATAGAATGTATCTCCTCCTGATGGTTCAGACGTGAAAGCTCCTGTTTGACTTCTTCCAGTTCGCCCTCCTCGAGGTTTGCCGAATCGATCTCCTCCAGCTGATAATCTATTATATCAAGTCTTCTCTCCCGGTCGCTGGCCTGATGGGAGAGCTCCTCCCGACGGTCGGTGAGATCTTTCAATTCTGCATACCCGTCAGCTATTTCCCGGCGCAGCTCAAAACCCTCATCAGATAGAAATTGATCAAGGATATCGCGGTGATTTGAGCTTCTGATCAGACTTTGATGTTCGTGCTGACCGTGTATATCTACCAGCTTACTGCCGACTTCTCTGATAAGCCAGAGCGGGACCAGCTGACCGTTGATCCGGCAGCGATTTCTGCCGCTGCGCCTGATCTCGCGGGAGATAATCAGCCCTTCATCCTCCGGCTCCACTCCCGCCTCCGAAATTATACTGTCAATCTTTTCGGAATCGCGGGTAAAATAATTGGCTTCGATGAAGGCAGCATTTTTTCCGTCCTTGATAACAGAAGAATCGGCTCTGCCTCCAAAAAGCATCTCTAGCGCCCTAATAATTATCGATTTGCCGGCCCCTGTTTCACCGGTGAGTATATTTAAACCCTGACAGAATGATATATTTGCCTCTTCAATAATGGCAAAATTCTTCAACACCAGATCCCCAAGCATAATCTCTCTCCTCTGCAGAGAATTTTGGATAAAAATTATCCTTAAACCGGAAGAATGAAAACGAGCAGCGGATTTACAGACCTGAAGCCGGGTTAAAACTTCCCCAGCTTCATCTTGTCCCGCAGGATGCGATAAAAATTGCGATCGGGGAAATGGATCATTTTGACTTCATTATCGGATCTTTCCACGATGATCTCATCATTATTTGATAGACTACAGGTGCTGCGCCCGTCGGTGCTTATCCTCATGCCGCCGGATTTGGTGCGGGGTTTGATTCTGACCTGCTCATCGCTGCGGATCACCATGGGGCGGATATAAAGATTGTGAGGACAAATCGGTGTCAGAAGCATGACATCGAGACCGGGATTGATTATCGGACCACCAGCCGAGAGAGAATAAGCTGTCGAACCGGTAGGGGTAGCGGCGATCATACCATCACCCTGATATTCGGCGATAAATTCTTCGTCTATATAAAAATTTAGCCTCAGCAAATTTTGATTATCGCCCCGAGAAATGACGGCATCGTTGAGACCGTGGCTGCAGTAAATCTTCTCTCCGTCTCTATATACGCTGCTGGCTATCATCATTCTGCTGGTTATGGTAAAATTACCCGCGAGCAGTTCTTCGGCTGCCTCATATAAAAAATCTGCTTCGATGACAGTCATAAAACCCAGACTGCCGACGTTTATGCCGAGAAGAGGAATGCCTGTTCCGCAGAATTTGCCCGCGGCTCTGAGCAGAGTACCGTCTCCTCCGAAAATAAATAGATAATCTACTTTTTCTTGAACTTCCTCGAAAGATCCAGCCCGGTTGACTCCTTTATAACAGCCGGCAGATCCGGGTTCAACCAGATAGGGAAGGGATCTGTCCTGGAGAAATTCCAGAAAACGGTTTCCCAGTTCTATGGCTTTTTTCTTGCCCGTATTGACCATGATGCCGATAGTAGGAATATAAATCAACTCCCTTTTAATTCTCTGTGCGCGGAGTCGATGGCTTCAACTATTTTTTCACCGGAAAGTTTATTCACCTGACCGGATTTTTCTTCCGCTAAATCAGCTCTGTACCTGCCGTAGAGCAAATATTCAATGTTGCTTGATTTACCGCCGGTTATCGGCGAATGGATTAAACCCTCTACTTTTATATTATGCTCGGCTGCGCAGGATTGTACTCTTTCTATGACTTCTCTGTGAACTTTCGGATCCCGCACCACACCCCCGGTTTCGACATTTTCCGGACCGGCTTCAAACTGAGGTTTAACCAGCGATATCAGTTCGGCGCCGTCCTCCATAAATCTGACGGCGACGGGAAGTATGAGAGTCAGAGAAATAAAAGATACATCTACCACTACCAGTTCAAACCTGGCCCCCAGATCCCGGGGAGACAGATATCTGAAGTTCGTCTGCTCTCTCACCTCGACCCTGTCGTCATCCCTGAGCTTCCAGGCCAGTTGATTGGTGCCTGAGTCGACCGCACAAACTTTGCGGGCTCCCTGCTGTAAAAGACAATCGGTAAATCCCCCGGTCGAAGACCCGATGTCGAGAGCTTTTTTGCCGGCTGGATCGACCTGAAAGTATTCCAGAGCTCTGAGAAGCTTCCTGCCGCCGCGGCTGACGAATCTCTGCTTTGATTCTACCTCTATTTTGGCGTCGACGGGAACTTTTTCGCCTGCCTTATCAATTAATTCTTGGTTGACTAATACTTCTCCTGCCATGATAGCTCTTTTTGCTTTGCTGCGCGAGGAAAAATATCCTTTTTCGGCCAGCAGCAGATCAAGCCGCTCTTTTTTCTGGCTCATCTCAAATCCTCCCTCCATCTCCCTTTATCCGGGAGGATATTCTCCCGGCTATCGATTCAGCATCCAGCCCATATTTTCTCCGCATCTTTTGCTGGTCTCCATGAGGGATGAATTCGTCCGGCAGCCCGATATTTATGAAGCTATCGGGAAGATTTATATCGGCCTGGCCCGCCTTTTCGACTATCAAGCTGCCAAAGCCACCGCTCACCGCATTTTCCTCGGCAGTCACCAGGAGACTGGATTGGGAGACGATTTCCAGAATTTTATCGTCCAGCGGCTGGATAAATCTGGCGTCGAAAACACCGGCAGATATTCCCTGTTCTTCGAGGAGTTCGGCAGCCGCCAGCGCGGGATAAACCATAGAGCCCAGAGCTATTATCTCTACATCTTCACCCTCCCGCAGTCTTTCTCCTTCTCCTGTCGGGATCGTATCCGGGCTTTCAGGAATATCGACACCTTCACCCTCACCCCGGGGATACCTGATAGCCGCAGGCTTTTCCAGCTTATAAGCAGTCCACATCATGCGGGCAAGCTCGGCTTCATCTCTGGGAGCCATCATCGTCAAATTGGGGATGGCCCGGAGAAAGGAGATATCGAATTGACCCTGGTGAGTTTCTCCATCTCCCCCGACAATGCCGGCGCGATCTATGCCGATTATAACCGGCAGCTCCTGCAGGCAGATATCATGGATCACCTGATCGTATCCGCGCTGTAGAAAAGTGGAATAAATTGAAACCACCGGCCGCATTCCTCCCCGGGCCAGTCCGGCACCGAAAGTGAGCGCATGCTGCTCGGCGATTCCGACATCGTAAAAGCGGTTGGGAAAGCGGTCGGCGAATTTTTCCAGCCCGGTCCCGGCCGGCATTGCAGCTGTAATTCCGACTATTCTGATATCGGTCTCGCCCATTTCGGACAGGGTTTCCCCAAAGACATCGCTATAGGTGGGGTTTTCGCGCGAACGATTCTGGCTTCCGCTCTCTATTTCGAAAGAACTCACACCGTGATAATCACAGGGCTCATCTTCAGCCGGACAATAACCCTTACCCTTGACCGTGGCTGCATGGATCAAAACAGGACCGGATATTTTATCTGCCTGCTTAAAGACTTTTTGCAGGCTTTCGATATCATGACCCGATACGGGACCCAGATAGGTGAAACCGAGCTCCTCGAAAATGATCCCCGGTACCATCATGTATTTAACGCTGTCCTTGGCTTTGTCGACAGTGCGGGATACGCTGCTGCCGATCCCCGGGATGGAATCGACGATATCGCTCATATCTTCCTTCAGCCGGCGCAGGCCGGGTTCGGAGCGAAGTTTGCTGAGATAGCTGGAAAGAGCTCCTACATTTTTGGAGATCGACATCTCGTTATCATTCAAAATAACCGTCAGATCGGTGCCTACATGGCCGGCGTGGTTGAGAGCTTCCATCGCCATACCGCCGGTTATGGCTCCATCACCTATAACACAGTAAACTCTTTCCTCGCTGCTCCGGTGATCGCGAGCTCTGGCCATGCCCAGGGCTGAGGATATGGAAGTGCTGCTGTGTCCCGTGTTTATCTTATCGTGTTCGCTCTCATCCCTTTTGGGAAAACCGCTCAATCCTCCCCCCTGACGAATTGTGGAAAGTTCTTTTTTACGGCCGGTCAGTATCTTATGAGTATAACTCTGGTGACCTACATCCCAGATGATGCTATCCCGGGGGCTTTTCAGGTGGCGGTGGAGGGCGACGGTCAATTCCACAACTCCCAGATTGGAGGCGAGATGACCTCCTGTTTTTGATATAGTTTCTATTAGATAATCTCTGATCTCCTCCGCCAGGCGGTTCAGCTCATCAGCTTTCAGACCGTCGAGATCATCGGGGGTGTTTACCTTCTCGAGCAGTTCGGACATTATATTTTCACCTCACAGATAAATCATTCAATGCTGTCTTTCCAGAACGAAATTGACCAGTTCGGACAGAAATTCTGCTCTCTCACCAAAAGGCGAAAGCGCTTTTCGGGCTGATCTGGCAGCAGCCCTGGCTTCTTTTCTGGCCTCTTCCAGGCCCAGCAAAGTGATATAGGTGGTCTTCTGGCCTGCTTCATCCCCGCCGACTTTTTTTCCCAGCTCCTCTTCGCTGCCCGTTACATCCAGTATATCATCAACTATCTGGAAAGTCAGGCCCAGCTGTCGGGCATACTCCTCCAGGGAAAGCAGCTGTTTTTCCTCGCTGTCAGCGCAGTGAGCTCCCCCTAAAATTGCCGCCCGGAATAAAGCTCCGGTTTTGGCTCTATGAATTTCCTTTAACTCCTCCAGAGAAATATCCTGATCTTCTGCTTTTAGATCCAGCGCCTGCCCGGCGACCATGCCGGCCGGCCCGGCTGCAGAAGCCAGAAGTTCTACCAGCCGGCAGCGGCTCCGGTAATCTATTTCCTCTATACCGGCCAGGATTTCAAATGCCAGTGACTGCAGGGCATCGCCGGCCAGAACCGCCCGGGCCTCTCCAAATACTATATGGCTGGCCTTTTTTCCCCTTCTGAGCTCATCGTCATCCATACAGGGCAGATCATCGTGAATTAGAGAATATGTATGAATAAACTCAAGGGCTGCCCCAAAATCGCGAGCAGCCCTGAGCTCTCCCTCAAGCATTCTGCAGACAGCGGTTGTCAGAATAGGTCTTATCCTCTTCCCGCCGGCCAGAAGGGTGTAGGAAACGGGATCTTCCAGGTCGGGATGAATATTCAGCCCGGCCAGCAGTTCTTCCAGGTATTCATCGAAATTATCGGCTCGATCCTTGAGCTCTTCTTCTATTTTATCTGGCAAATTTCAACCCTCCGGCAAAATTTAATTTACTCCAGCTCTTTTTCCTTCCAGTCCAGAGCTCCGACGGGACAGGCTTCAATGCATTCTCCACAATCATCACAATCAGTCGGCAGGGTTTTGGAGAAAGCGGTATCGATATGAGTCTCATAACCTCTCTCTTTAAAGCCCAGAAGATATTCATTGACAACTTCCCTGCATATCTTCACGCAGATGCCGCATTTTATGCATTTGCCGCGATCGAGTATGATCTCGGGATGGTCATTATCGTATCCGAAGTCTATTTTCTCGTTCCCTTCGAAATATTCAGGATCTGCTTTGTATGTCTCGGAATGCTCCTTAAGATAACAGTCATCTTTAGCGGTGCAGCTGCATTTAAAGCATCGTTCTCCTTCTTCCTCTATATTTTCAGGGTCTATTGTTTCGGTCACCTCGGCAAAATTATCGACTCTTATGTCAGCTTCCATATGAGGAAGTTCAACCCGGGTCTGATCCTGAGGTTCTTCGAGATATACCAGATCTTCATCGGCCAGAGACTGCCAGTGACCTCTGGTCACGTTTATCTGGTAGGCTTCATCCATCTCGTTTCCGGCCAGATAATCCTGAATATTACTGGCTGCTTTGCGGGCGGCGGCTACCGCTTCCACCACGGTGGCCGGACCGGTCACACAATCGCCGGCTGCGAAGAGATTGTCCTCAACGTGATGACTTTCCTCTTCAACAGCTACGTCATCCCAATCATTGGTTGGTACGCCTTCAGGTGGAATCGTATTCTGACCGATAGCTGCAATAACAGTGTCGGCAGTAACCTCAAACTCGCTGCCTTCGATAGGAATAGGGCGTCTTCTTCCTGAAGCATCGGGCTCGCCCAGCTCCATCTCTATGCATTCTAATACCAGTCGGCCATCCTCTTCTCTTAAACTAACCGGCTGGCTCAAAAACTCGAAGTTACAGCCCTCTTCCCGGGCTTCATCTATCTCGATCTGTTCGGCCGGCAT
Coding sequences within:
- the dxs gene encoding 1-deoxy-D-xylulose-5-phosphate synthase encodes the protein MSELLEKVNTPDDLDGLKADELNRLAEEIRDYLIETISKTGGHLASNLGVVELTVALHRHLKSPRDSIIWDVGHQSYTHKILTGRKKELSTIRQGGGLSGFPKRDESEHDKINTGHSSTSISSALGMARARDHRSSEERVYCVIGDGAITGGMAMEALNHAGHVGTDLTVILNDNEMSISKNVGALSSYLSKLRSEPGLRRLKEDMSDIVDSIPGIGSSVSRTVDKAKDSVKYMMVPGIIFEELGFTYLGPVSGHDIESLQKVFKQADKISGPVLIHAATVKGKGYCPAEDEPCDYHGVSSFEIESGSQNRSRENPTYSDVFGETLSEMGETDIRIVGITAAMPAGTGLEKFADRFPNRFYDVGIAEQHALTFGAGLARGGMRPVVSIYSTFLQRGYDQVIHDICLQELPVIIGIDRAGIVGGDGETHQGQFDISFLRAIPNLTMMAPRDEAELARMMWTAYKLEKPAAIRYPRGEGEGVDIPESPDTIPTGEGERLREGEDVEIIALGSMVYPALAAAELLEEQGISAGVFDARFIQPLDDKILEIVSQSSLLVTAEENAVSGGFGSLIVEKAGQADINLPDSFINIGLPDEFIPHGDQQKMRRKYGLDAESIAGRISSRIKGDGGRI
- a CDS encoding NAD(+)/NADH kinase, whose protein sequence is MIYIPTIGIMVNTGKKKAIELGNRFLEFLQDRSLPYLVEPGSAGCYKGVNRAGSFEEVQEKVDYLFIFGGDGTLLRAAGKFCGTGIPLLGINVGSLGFMTVIEADFLYEAAEELLAGNFTITSRMMIASSVYRDGEKIYCSHGLNDAVISRGDNQNLLRLNFYIDEEFIAEYQGDGMIAATPTGSTAYSLSAGGPIINPGLDVMLLTPICPHNLYIRPMVIRSDEQVRIKPRTKSGGMRISTDGRSTCSLSNNDEIIVERSDNEVKMIHFPDRNFYRILRDKMKLGKF
- a CDS encoding TlyA family RNA methyltransferase, coding for MSQKKERLDLLLAEKGYFSSRSKAKRAIMAGEVLVNQELIDKAGEKVPVDAKIEVESKQRFVSRGGRKLLRALEYFQVDPAGKKALDIGSSTGGFTDCLLQQGARKVCAVDSGTNQLAWKLRDDDRVEVREQTNFRYLSPRDLGARFELVVVDVSFISLTLILPVAVRFMEDGAELISLVKPQFEAGPENVETGGVVRDPKVHREVIERVQSCAAEHNIKVEGLIHSPITGGKSSNIEYLLYGRYRADLAEEKSGQVNKLSGEKIVEAIDSAHRELKGS
- a CDS encoding polyprenyl synthetase family protein yields the protein MPDKIEEELKDRADNFDEYLEELLAGLNIHPDLEDPVSYTLLAGGKRIRPILTTAVCRMLEGELRAARDFGAALEFIHTYSLIHDDLPCMDDDELRRGKKASHIVFGEARAVLAGDALQSLAFEILAGIEEIDYRSRCRLVELLASAAGPAGMVAGQALDLKAEDQDISLEELKEIHRAKTGALFRAAILGGAHCADSEEKQLLSLEEYARQLGLTFQIVDDILDVTGSEEELGKKVGGDEAGQKTTYITLLGLEEARKEARAAARSARKALSPFGERAEFLSELVNFVLERQH
- the recN gene encoding DNA repair protein RecN — translated: MLGDLVLKNFAIIEEANISFCQGLNILTGETGAGKSIIIRALEMLFGGRADSSVIKDGKNAAFIEANYFTRDSEKIDSIISEAGVEPEDEGLIISREIRRSGRNRCRINGQLVPLWLIREVGSKLVDIHGQHEHQSLIRSSNHRDILDQFLSDEGFELRREIADGYAELKDLTDRREELSHQASDRERRLDIIDYQLEEIDSANLEEGELEEVKQELSRLNHQEEIHSITGEAGELVNGSEYEEGALLDSMGDLKAKLNSIAEYDSELAELSELAEEIYYSLQDLGYRLRDYHEDQVFDPGRVRELEERLDTINTLKRKYGESIEEIIAYRQELEEERQELEQLEERLKEVDSRMENLRKKLMDKAQKLSLLREKAAENLEKEIENQLEDLALSEARFSIELHSREELNSAGLDDVQFKIAVNPGTELKRLDRVASGGELSRIMLAFKTITAETESVETIIFDEIDAGVGGKTALRVADKLAALSLRHQVISITHLPQLASMADRHFYIEKETDSEKETVATEVESLDKEERKTELSRMLSGREESSTGFEHAEEMLARAERIKSDRGA